The Planktothrix tepida PCC 9214 genome has a segment encoding these proteins:
- a CDS encoding response regulator: MTATILIVEDELIAAESIARSLRKQGYTVIARINSGEKALEQVAKNCPDLILMDIHLRGELDGVETAKRIREQHQTPIVYITAYSDTSTIERTKETNPSGYLVKPFKSQDVIDIVEKALQSIALGNREQ, encoded by the coding sequence ATGACAGCGACCATTTTAATTGTTGAAGATGAATTAATTGCAGCCGAAAGTATTGCCCGGAGTTTAAGAAAACAAGGGTATACAGTTATTGCTCGAATTAATTCAGGAGAAAAAGCCTTAGAACAGGTAGCGAAAAATTGCCCGGATTTAATTTTAATGGATATCCACTTACGCGGCGAATTAGATGGGGTAGAAACCGCAAAACGCATTCGAGAACAACACCAAACTCCCATCGTTTATATTACTGCTTATTCTGATACCTCTACCATTGAACGCACAAAAGAAACCAATCCTTCGGGCTATTTAGTTAAACCGTTTAAATCTCAAGACGTGATTGATATTGTTGAAAAAGCATTACAATCTATAGCATTAGGGAACAGGGAACAGTAA
- a CDS encoding PAS domain S-box protein: protein MALTLAWLDNLEAAIIRDPLQVSPDTPLDEVISLIINSRGNCYLHSSESNSLKTAKQEGRGSCVIIVENNQPIGIVTERNIIQWIAQEKHTEKIKVKQVMSQPVVTLQYEKKQDIFAAINLFREHSIRHLPIVDQGNLIGLITYDTIRGCLQPEDLLRFRTVSEVMNRQVIVTTDQTPLLTIAQLMANHHISCVVIVAEDAHQNPVGMITERDLVQFKKLGLDWNHTPALSVMSYPILKLSPDNNLSVAHQMMESNRIGRLIITGNQGELLGLITRTNILQILEPLEVYNVIELLEAEVKHLQDEKIQLLESKNLNLQQTVQEQTEKLYYREQEFQLIVETAPDIIFRIDLDLKYLYFNHAVEKLVGVTAQDLIGKYPEEIGIDQDVINIWKNCLQKAIETKQEQTVDYPYPTINSSIWYQTRLVPEYSPDGTLISFLGIARDITPQKQAEKKLYQQLELEKILYKVTINIRQSLSLKEILNTTVTEIRQLLDCDRVLVYQFDAEFNGQIVAESVTVQGNSILGISLEDTCFKRGGAKHYLQGRKNSINNIETADISPCYYNLLSDFNVKANLVVPIVINDPVSAHQLWGLLIAHHCIAPREWSSDELHLLDQLAVSISIAIQQSQLYQQIQHELKERCKAEDALIKLNGELERRVRERTIVLSQTNQQLLNEIQEHRRTEKKLHRQNIKVELFTDITLNIRQSLQLEKILQTTVTEIRHILDCDRVLIYRIFPKGKQQIITESVINPELSLLNSILNENIFSDSCIEFYKYTKVKAIDNIEEVYSLDNPENLCMSELMQQLEVKSKLIVPIFQNGILWGLMLAHQCYQLHQWTEFEIEIMQQISEQVGIAIAQAQLLMDLRESQEQLKDLFENANDLIQLISPEDGRFIYVNRAWKETLKYSEEEIKKLSVFDLITIPEEISSFRQYFERLKNGDFIKQNSIETEYITKTGEIVILEGSANCRFEEGKPTVIRAFLRDVTAKKQAEKKLKSVLQELTYHKIALDEMAIVVIADRNGVINYFNYKFSQTYQYSYEEAVGQTFSLINSHYHPQSFFKHLWSTISQGKVWRGEIRNQAKNGNYYWVDTTIVPFVDDQGKPFQYLSIMLDITERKLAEKALQISEERWQLAVHGSKDGIWDWNVPTNEVFFSPRWKEMRGFDEDEISHHLEEWISRIHPDDAERVWQGIQDHFQRKTPFFMAEYRVKCKDNSYKWILDRGQALWDENGQVIRMAGSESDISDRKLAEAKLLELNQLQQAILDGTNYAIISTDINGIIQVWNRGAENLLGYQAEEIIGKTTPAIAHDPQEILERSYSLSLELGTKIEPSFDVFVAKARLGQIEEREWSMVHKNGRKFPVLLSVCSLRDPIGNITGFLGIAQDLTERKRSAAEIKVAEERFHLAIQAAQDGFWDWDFITNEIYFSPRWKEMIGYNNDELPNTLSSWDKVIFEEDRIAAIKLIEDYNKGRVDRFQSIQRFYHKNGSIVYILSRAIHLKDDQGNVIRMVGAHTDITELQKAQEVLKQQLAAIEAAIDGIAILKDGHYIYLNKAHVEMFGYSHPQELLGYSWESLYIPEQVRYFEQHTFPVLFQQRHWQGQTTAKRRDGSTFVEEVSLTLTDDNLLICVCRDVTERLKAEEKIKASLLEKEVLLREIHHRVKNNLYVISNLLDLQADTLEQEEQRNLFADSQNRIQTMALIHEQLYQSDDLSQVNFANYIQNLVEKLISSYQPKDCKINISLDVEPVTLNLETAIPCGLLINELVTNAFKYAFPDSTTGEIKITLKMDSEQQIYLKISDNGIGIPEDVDWQDSPSLGLRLVNILADQLEATLELDCTQGTSFTLIFQEQSYN from the coding sequence ATGGCCCTAACACTTGCTTGGTTAGATAATTTAGAAGCTGCTATTATTCGAGATCCCCTACAAGTCTCACCCGATACTCCCTTAGACGAGGTAATCTCATTAATTATCAACTCCCGAGGAAATTGTTATCTGCATTCATCAGAATCTAACTCCTTGAAAACGGCAAAACAAGAAGGCCGGGGCAGTTGTGTTATTATTGTAGAAAATAATCAACCCATTGGCATTGTAACAGAACGAAATATTATTCAATGGATTGCCCAGGAAAAACATACAGAAAAGATTAAAGTCAAGCAGGTGATGAGTCAACCTGTTGTCACCCTTCAATATGAAAAAAAACAGGATATTTTTGCAGCTATCAATCTATTTCGAGAGCATTCAATCCGCCATTTACCCATCGTTGATCAAGGAAATCTAATTGGATTAATTACCTATGATACGATTCGGGGATGTTTACAACCAGAGGATTTATTGCGGTTCAGAACTGTTTCTGAAGTGATGAATCGTCAAGTGATTGTTACAACAGATCAAACCCCTTTATTAACAATAGCACAACTGATGGCAAATCATCATATTAGTTGTGTAGTGATTGTGGCTGAAGATGCTCATCAAAATCCCGTTGGAATGATTACAGAACGAGATTTAGTTCAATTTAAAAAGTTAGGATTAGATTGGAATCATACCCCAGCCCTAAGCGTGATGAGTTATCCTATTTTAAAGCTAAGTCCTGATAATAATTTATCGGTTGCTCATCAAATGATGGAGTCTAATCGTATTGGTCGTTTGATTATCACGGGAAACCAGGGAGAATTATTAGGATTAATCACACGCACTAATATTTTGCAGATATTAGAGCCGTTAGAAGTTTATAATGTTATTGAATTATTAGAAGCAGAAGTTAAACATTTACAAGATGAAAAAATACAACTGTTAGAAAGTAAGAATTTAAACCTCCAACAAACAGTACAAGAACAGACGGAAAAACTTTATTATCGGGAACAGGAATTTCAACTCATAGTTGAAACGGCTCCTGATATTATTTTTAGAATTGATTTAGATTTAAAATATCTCTATTTTAATCATGCTGTTGAAAAATTGGTAGGAGTTACGGCTCAAGATTTAATCGGTAAATATCCAGAAGAAATTGGGATTGATCAAGACGTAATCAATATTTGGAAAAACTGTCTTCAAAAGGCAATTGAAACGAAACAAGAACAAACAGTTGATTATCCCTATCCGACTATCAACAGTTCTATTTGGTATCAAACTCGACTGGTTCCTGAATATTCTCCTGATGGGACTTTAATTTCTTTTTTAGGAATTGCTAGGGATATTACGCCGCAGAAACAGGCAGAAAAAAAACTGTATCAACAACTGGAATTAGAAAAAATATTATACAAAGTAACGATTAATATTCGTCAGTCTTTATCTTTAAAGGAAATTCTAAACACAACGGTGACAGAAATTAGACAACTCTTAGACTGTGATCGAGTTTTAGTTTATCAATTCGATGCTGAATTTAATGGTCAAATTGTTGCAGAATCTGTTACTGTTCAAGGAAATAGTATTCTGGGAATTTCTTTAGAAGATACTTGTTTTAAAAGGGGCGGTGCTAAACATTATTTGCAAGGTAGGAAAAATTCTATTAATAATATTGAAACCGCAGATATATCTCCTTGCTATTACAATTTACTATCTGATTTTAATGTAAAAGCTAATTTAGTGGTTCCCATTGTCATTAACGATCCTGTCTCTGCTCATCAGTTATGGGGATTATTAATTGCTCATCACTGTATTGCACCCCGTGAGTGGAGTTCGGATGAGTTACACTTATTAGATCAACTCGCTGTTTCTATTTCCATTGCCATTCAACAGTCTCAACTTTATCAACAAATTCAACATGAGTTAAAAGAACGCTGTAAAGCAGAAGATGCTTTAATCAAATTGAATGGTGAATTAGAGCGAAGAGTGCGAGAACGAACCATCGTCTTAAGCCAAACAAATCAACAACTTTTAAATGAAATTCAAGAACATCGACGCACCGAGAAAAAATTACATCGTCAAAATATTAAGGTTGAATTATTTACAGATATTACTCTGAATATTCGTCAATCTTTACAACTCGAAAAAATATTGCAAACGACTGTAACCGAAATTCGCCATATTTTAGATTGCGATCGCGTTTTAATTTATCGTATTTTCCCGAAAGGAAAACAACAAATTATTACAGAATCAGTTATTAATCCAGAGTTATCCCTTCTGAATAGCATTTTAAATGAGAACATTTTTTCTGATTCTTGTATTGAGTTTTATAAATATACAAAAGTAAAAGCGATTGATAATATCGAAGAGGTTTATTCTTTAGATAACCCAGAAAATTTATGTATGAGCGAGTTAATGCAGCAATTAGAGGTTAAATCTAAATTAATTGTTCCGATTTTTCAAAATGGTATACTTTGGGGCTTAATGCTGGCGCATCAATGTTATCAACTCCATCAGTGGACAGAATTTGAAATTGAGATTATGCAGCAAATTTCCGAGCAAGTAGGAATTGCGATCGCCCAAGCTCAATTATTAATGGATTTAAGAGAAAGTCAAGAACAGTTAAAGGATTTATTTGAAAATGCTAATGATTTAATCCAACTAATTTCTCCTGAAGATGGACGTTTTATTTATGTAAACCGAGCTTGGAAAGAAACCTTAAAATATAGCGAGGAAGAAATTAAAAAATTATCGGTTTTTGATTTAATTACAATCCCTGAAGAAATTTCTAGCTTTCGTCAATATTTTGAACGCTTAAAAAACGGAGATTTTATTAAACAGAATTCTATTGAAACAGAATATATCACTAAAACTGGAGAAATTGTGATTTTAGAAGGCAGTGCTAACTGTCGATTTGAAGAGGGTAAACCAACGGTAATTCGCGCTTTTTTGCGGGATGTTACGGCTAAGAAACAAGCCGAGAAAAAACTCAAAAGTGTCCTGCAAGAATTAACTTATCATAAAATCGCCCTTGATGAAATGGCTATTGTAGTCATAGCAGATCGCAATGGGGTTATTAATTATTTTAATTATAAATTTTCTCAGACTTATCAATATTCATACGAAGAAGCAGTGGGGCAAACCTTTAGTTTAATTAATTCACATTATCATCCTCAGAGCTTCTTTAAACACCTTTGGTCTACAATTTCTCAAGGAAAAGTATGGCGGGGTGAAATTAGAAATCAAGCCAAAAATGGAAATTACTATTGGGTGGATACAACTATTGTTCCGTTTGTGGATGATCAGGGTAAACCGTTCCAATATTTGTCAATTATGTTAGATATAACCGAACGGAAATTGGCAGAAAAAGCCTTACAAATCAGTGAGGAACGTTGGCAATTAGCCGTTCATGGAAGTAAAGATGGAATTTGGGATTGGAATGTTCCAACCAATGAAGTTTTCTTTTCCCCTCGGTGGAAAGAAATGCGAGGGTTTGATGAAGATGAAATTAGTCATCACTTAGAAGAATGGATATCTCGAATTCATCCCGATGATGCTGAGAGGGTTTGGCAAGGAATTCAGGATCACTTTCAAAGAAAAACGCCATTTTTTATGGCTGAATATCGGGTAAAATGTAAAGATAATTCCTATAAATGGATTTTAGATCGGGGTCAAGCACTCTGGGATGAAAACGGTCAAGTGATTCGCATGGCAGGTTCCGAAAGTGATATTAGCGATCGCAAATTAGCAGAAGCCAAACTCTTAGAATTAAATCAACTCCAACAAGCCATTTTAGATGGTACAAATTACGCCATTATTTCAACGGATATCAATGGAATTATTCAAGTTTGGAACCGAGGTGCAGAAAATTTACTCGGTTATCAAGCTGAAGAAATAATTGGTAAAACAACTCCTGCTATTGCTCATGATCCTCAAGAAATTCTGGAACGTTCCTATAGTTTATCTTTAGAATTAGGAACTAAAATTGAACCGAGTTTTGATGTTTTTGTTGCGAAAGCTCGTCTCGGACAGATTGAAGAACGAGAATGGAGCATGGTTCATAAAAATGGAAGAAAATTTCCGGTTTTACTCTCGGTTTGTTCCTTGCGAGATCCGATAGGAAATATTACTGGATTCCTAGGAATTGCTCAAGATTTAACGGAACGCAAACGCAGTGCTGCCGAAATTAAAGTGGCGGAAGAACGGTTTCACTTAGCGATTCAAGCCGCACAAGATGGCTTTTGGGATTGGGATTTCATCACAAATGAGATTTATTTTTCTCCCCGTTGGAAAGAGATGATTGGCTATAATAATGATGAATTACCGAATACTCTCTCCTCCTGGGACAAAGTTATTTTTGAAGAGGATAGAATTGCTGCCATTAAATTGATTGAAGACTATAACAAAGGTCGAGTAGATCGATTTCAGAGCATTCAACGTTTTTATCATAAAAATGGTTCCATCGTCTATATTTTATCGAGAGCCATTCATCTAAAAGATGACCAAGGAAACGTGATTCGCATGGTGGGTGCTCATACAGATATTACAGAACTTCAGAAAGCACAAGAAGTATTAAAACAACAGTTAGCCGCCATTGAAGCCGCCATTGATGGTATTGCGATTTTAAAAGATGGGCATTATATTTATTTGAATAAAGCCCATGTTGAAATGTTTGGGTATAGCCATCCTCAAGAATTACTAGGATACAGTTGGGAAAGTTTGTATATACCGGAACAAGTTCGTTATTTTGAACAGCATACTTTTCCTGTTTTATTCCAACAACGTCATTGGCAAGGTCAAACGACAGCTAAACGTAGAGATGGAAGTACCTTTGTTGAAGAAGTTTCACTGACTTTAACCGATGATAATTTATTAATTTGTGTCTGTCGAGATGTGACTGAACGCTTAAAAGCGGAAGAAAAAATCAAAGCTTCACTGTTAGAAAAAGAAGTTTTATTGCGAGAAATTCATCATCGAGTTAAAAATAATCTCTATGTGATTTCTAATTTATTAGATTTACAAGCGGATACCTTAGAACAGGAGGAACAACGGAATTTATTTGCAGATAGTCAAAATCGGATTCAAACCATGGCATTAATTCATGAGCAACTTTATCAATCTGATGATTTATCCCAGGTGAATTTTGCAAATTATATTCAAAATTTAGTCGAAAAGTTAATTTCATCTTATCAACCCAAAGACTGTAAAATCAATATTAGTCTGGATGTTGAACCTGTAACTTTAAATTTAGAAACGGCGATTCCCTGTGGATTATTAATTAATGAGTTAGTAACAAATGCGTTTAAATATGCTTTCCCTGACTCAACAACTGGAGAAATTAAAATTACTCTAAAAATGGATTCTGAACAACAAATTTATTTAAAAATTAGTGATAATGGCATCGGGATTCCAGAAGATGTAGATTGGCAAGATAGCCCTTCTTTGGGATTAAGATTAGTTAATATTTTAGCTGATCAATTAGAGGCAACCCTTGAATTAGACTGTACCCAAGGTACAAGTTTTACTCTAATTTTTCAAGAACAAAGCTATAATTAA